The following is a genomic window from Aythya fuligula isolate bAytFul2 chromosome 7, bAytFul2.pri, whole genome shotgun sequence.
ttctttcatagatTTGAAGCTGATAATAAAGCCTCTTGACAAAAGGGGGTGGGCATATATGATTTCTGAAACCCAGTAAGGGTGAATACTACAGAGCTGTTATAGTAGCAGTGAGTAGCAAATGCTGCGACGGTCTGGCAGTGATGCAGGTGTGAAAGATGTGCAATTCACAATCTCGGAAGGATTTATGCAGCTACCCGAACAGCAAGATTCCCTTCCAAAGTAGGTGcacacaaattaaattaatttagaatCAACGTAGGGCTACTTATCCAGCATGTGCCACTTCTCATCAAGCAAGATCTCATCCAACTCTAAATAACTTTTGATCTTCCTTACATATACCTATAGTCATGAGAGACGTACAGTCTGTTATGAAAAAAATTCAATGGCCTCTGAGAGAAAGTACGTTTGGGATAGTAACTGCTTTGAGTTTCAAAATAAGTTCCATTACAAATAACCCAGCTTTGAATTTAGTAAATGAATTTTATAAACTAGGAAAAATTTTAGTGTAATTCTCCATTCATTCCATCAGCAATGaaggttgttgttttgttttttacatgaTATTGAATTTGTGCCACAGTGACTATgtaagtacatgtatatatatatatatatatatgtatgtatgtaatcCTATAATTAAAGACTTCTGCCAATAAATCTTCACAATaaggtctgaaaaaaatatttctcaatgAATTCGAAGCAATACAGCAAAGTGGAGACTGGTTGTTTGAATGCCTGGCTTGCTGTGATTATGATCAATATCACTAAGGGAACAACAAGAGAAGGTCACTGATTTTCTCCCTCAAGACAAGAGTTTACATTCACTTTTGTCATTTCACTTTGCAGTACTGAAGATGTCTTGGTGCTGGTTTTATCTGCCTCTCCATCTTCTCACGGCTGCTTGCTTGTGTCATTCCATTAAAGCACCCACCAGCAGTTTGCAACAGAGCTTCAAGAGCAACCTCTTCAACTTCTACCACTCTCTGATTCTTGCCGATGGTAAGGAAACCACAGTTCACCTGCTGAAGGATATCCCTAAAAGGTAAGAGCAAGTCAGTCACGCCTGTTCTCAGGTACTTCCCTACGACACCAGTAGCTGCACACTACCAGCACAAGCAAAGAGCCTGCAGAGCTCCATCAGCATCCACTGGATTTCCTGAGACACACCATGCTGTTTCTGCCCAGCTCAGTGTCCCCCaatgtttgttgttattttgcCCAATCTGGAGACCCCCCAAGACAAAGCTCAGGTTCACATGTGCACTGCAGGCAGCTTTCTGTGATGGTACAGAACTGGGGGGCTCCAACAGCAAACAGCTGTCGCATAAACAACCTGGCTTCAGAGCCGCAGACACAGCCTTCCTACATTGGCTGTAAGACAATTTTACCAAAGTAGCTACCCCAAAAATCAGTAGAACGTGTGTACAGACTTCTCTTATCAGAATGACTTCCGTCAGCATCCTGCATGCTAGAAATGTTTTAGTTGAATGGAGCTATTGCTTGCTAAGATCAAATATGCTTTGTGTGTGGAAATTCCGGATTCCTCACTTCCTCCAAATAGCTGCAAAGTTTGGTGCCCTATCTAAATATTAGAACTGGCACTGCATATTAGGCAGGAAAGGCTAACTGATCTGCCTGTTTAAGAAGAGAGGCACTTCAAGTGGTTTATCCACCAGAATCCTTTGAACAGTGACCCGCAAGTACAGCTTCTGATGTCCATCTGAGCAGAGCAGTCACGGAGCAGAGGGTGAGCCAGATGGTTTGGTCTTGACGTGCACTGCACAGACTGGCACATGGCACATTACATAATGCCATGATGCTCACAAGATCACAACTAGAAGCTCTCCTTTTTGAAGGGAAATCGGTGTTTAAATCTAAGAACAGTGAATTATATTGTGCTATTGTGACATAACATTAAGGTTTCTACtaggaatcaaaaaaaaaaaaaaaaaacccacaagaaAAAAGTCAGGGTAGCATGATCAAGTAAGAACCTTATAAGACCCGAAGCCATCCAAGAAGGAAATCAGATGACCAAACTTGGCTTAAAAGACTTGGGAATGTGGAGCTGTTTCCAGTGAAAGTTAACTCCGGACCAGTAGCCACATCCTGAAAGCAAGCCAGACCTTTAGGCTGACATAATCCATCCATAATGAGTAGACTTGTCTCGCCAGCAAGCAAACAGAATTACAATTGCCTGCATTTAACTGCAGAGTGAGTGACCCAAgtccaaatatttctgtggCTGTACACTGTCAACATTTAcggaaacaacagaaaaaaagaccaaaggAGTGAGACAGGAGGCTTGGCTTTACTGTAAATAAGCAGGAATAAAGAATTTACTGGGGAGACTGATGTCCCTTTGTAGTATTAACACACAGCAGCCTCTGTCACAAAAGGAAGTTAAAACAGAACTGTCTGAACCTGCCAGTGATACCTGATAATCTCCAGGACTGGCTACAGCTGCTCTATCTTCATCTTACACAGATGAAGTCCTAGATATTCAAGCAGATACAAACAAACTCGGAGCTTTCACAGAACTCCAGTCAGGGAATTTGTGAGGAAAGAATACCAAATTGCCCCAGAGTTAGCCAACGAGTGGTTATCTATAAGGCAGATTACCACATTCATCATCCAAAATATCCCAGTAAGTATTGAGATATGCTGTTCACCTGAAGCATACTAAaattcagtggggaaaaaagtacTGCCTCTGGTAAGTGGACACAACTTCCAGCAACCATTTGTGAATTAGAAAAAGCACAGCGTATGTTCTTCCCACAGCTCAGACATCCTGCAAGTGAGATGCATCCTGTTGTTGATGCGCCTCAAAAGGGAGCAGTCATCTCTACCCACCGTGGAGTGACCACATCAGAAGGGACAACTTTTAGTGGTAAACTTGCATTTCTTGCAGCTCACGCTCTATTTCTAATCCACATTTACAGGTACTACTTCGTTctggaggaaggcagagccCTGGCACCTTTCTCAATAACAGTGACCCCCTGTGATGTTCCCATCGAATGGAGCATACTTGTGCACAAGGCTTCAGCAAGCCTCCTTGGAAAAGTAGCACAAGGTAAGACCTTCAGCCTGCCTGAGCAGAGACAGAAGGCCTAAGTTACTCAGAAGGGGTGTTGTTACAGAAAGTTTGCCACAAGCTTAAACATCTCTGAATTCTACCATGGAGAGGACACCCATGTCTCCGTAGGCGGTATTTGCAGTCCATGGAATTCTGCCATCAATTCAAGAAAATGAGAGGTTACATCTATATACATCAAAAACTCAGGGTAATATTTGGGAACAACACTGGGTAGTTCTGGTACCACAAGCATGGATCAGCTTCATGAACTCTTTGTTCTTTCCCCATCTTCCCTCTGTAATCTTGCCTTCTGTGACCAAGCTAAGCTGATAGCGGTAACATTAGCACATTGCAGAACACACTGCTTGTAGCCCTGCATCTCCATGCAGTTTTAAAACCACCTTCTTCCTAAGGAAATCTTGCTACACAGCACTATCGAGGCAGGCTTGCCAGTCAGCCCAGCCAGAGGGAGGAACTGTCTCAGATGTTTCTCTGTGGCTTAGGCTACCTAAACCAGTCATCATCTGGTTTATCTCCCAGTGTCGTGCAGAAGATTTAGCCATTTGATTTTCTAGGAATATTTACCATGGCCGCGGGCATTATCCTGACTTCAGCCTAAGaggaaaatccattttttttccatgatttctggaatgatttcttttttttttaatttaaaaaaactaTGATCTGAAAGCTGCCACTAACAAGTTCTTTCCTGTCAGACAGATAAACCCAACTGAGGAGTTCAAATACTGTTCTTTTAGAAgtgatgtttttcctcctcataggagacagaggcacaaaactaaaataaactaCTTTCAAAGTAGTTTAGtctccttaaagaaaaatacctaaataaaaaaatagtggaagaagaaaattgtaGGTGCATCAGGCACATTAAAGTTCAAGCTTGTGCAAGCTGGGGTTTTATAATTAGtctttttgaaaacagttccacaactgcagttaaaataaaaaagtcactcaaattttcttttaataaatggCCAGTAGCAAAAAGCATCTTTAGCTATAATTATTTTCAGGAAGGTAGGAAGTAGGATGTTCCCTGACACAAACAAGGAAACCTAAGCAATGTGCTTTGACATCTATGAAAGCAAGCTACAGGTCTGCTTTTTGCTTGCAGGTGACCACGATACAGAAGATGTCTCAAACGCCCAGAAGGCTACAAGCTTTGTGTCGACCATTTTCAACTACAAGGGAAATTCTGTAGAGACGTACATGGGCATGTCTTCTCATTCTGCCCTCTACATGCTGGAGTTCTTATCCACCGAGCGTGACACACACATCACCGTGTACTTAACAACTGACACAACGTCTGGGCACCTCTACCCAGAGCTGCCGCTGGATCCACGCTTAGATGTGGTTGGCATTGGCCATACAACAGTGACTCTGACCTGGAAACACAGTCCCTCTGTCTTGCAACATCGAGAAAACATACAGTACTGTCTCCTAGTTAATGAAAAGCATAATTATAAGAGCTTGTGTGCTGCTGAGACAGCAATCAGATCTTCTGGAATGAAACTGCCAGCTACGTTAGCTTTGTCTCTGTCTCCATACCTTCTTGAGCCACAGCAGGTGATGATATTGTCCAACAGTGAGATGAGCATCATCAACAGAGCGAGCAGTGGGGAAGTCAGGCAGATATGCATGGGTACCAAGAACACGTACACTGTGCCCAATCTCAGTCCCAGCACTCAGTATTATTTTGACGTTTTTGTTGTCAACCTCCTCACAAACGCCAGCGCTGCTTACACTGGGACATTTGCAAGAACTCTAGAAGAACCTGAACCTAAGGTGATGGAGCTGAAAGATGGGAAGGTGGTTCAGGTTGTCCTGgatggaaaaaagcagaaattccaCACTCTGCAGTACCAAGCGGGGCACAAGAAAGTACAATTTACCTTTCAGTTGTGTCGTGGTCAGGTACGGGTTCACATAACAAAGAATGGTAAAACAGTGgcatcagaaaacattttgggaCTGAGGTATTTGTCACTGAAGGGAAAGCTGCTGGACACATACCTGGTGCAGCTGAGGTCCACAGAGGAATCCAACTCTTCTGTGAAAGTACAGGTCTCCTCTCAATTCAATAAGCCCTTATTCCCACTTCTTCCAGAAAGCTTAAAGATCAAGTCTTTCAGCAAACTGAGGACCTGCAATTCCGTCACCGTTGCCTGGCTAGGAacacaggagcagagcaagTACTGCGTGTACAAGAAACGGATCGAAGAAGATCAAGTGTGGACGGAACTGCGGAGCACAGACAGGTGCTCTGGGCCTGAATCTCGGCACAAGTCAGAGAAAGTGCTGTGCAAGTATTTCTATGATGTCAATCTCCAGCGAGCTGTCACCACTGAGACCATCAAAGGGCTGGATGCCGGGACACTTTACTTGTTTGATGTTTATCTCATCGGGCCATCTGGCATCCCTGTCAGATATCACAGCAAAGTTGTGAAGACCAGGAAAAAGTGCTGAAGGTTCttcacaaaatgttttggaatGAATGACAACTTATCAAAACCTATGCCAATCCATGCCATAGCCCGTACAGTTTAATATATGTTGACAAAAAAAGTCTAAAGCTGTGAGATTCTGCAGAGGAATGATCTTAGGTTAGACCATTATGCTTACTTGTGCATCTTCTCCTGCCTAAGTTTTTCTCAGCTGTCTCCTCcacataacaaaaacaaacttgaaaTAAATCCATG
Proteins encoded in this region:
- the LOC116491659 gene encoding protein NDNF-like produces the protein MSWCWFYLPLHLLTAACLCHSIKAPTSSLQQSFKSNLFNFYHSLILADGKETTVHLLKDIPKRYYFVLEEGRALAPFSITVTPCDVPIEWSILVHKASASLLGKVAQGDHDTEDVSNAQKATSFVSTIFNYKGNSVETYMGMSSHSALYMLEFLSTERDTHITVYLTTDTTSGHLYPELPLDPRLDVVGIGHTTVTLTWKHSPSVLQHRENIQYCLLVNEKHNYKSLCAAETAIRSSGMKLPATLALSLSPYLLEPQQVMILSNSEMSIINRASSGEVRQICMGTKNTYTVPNLSPSTQYYFDVFVVNLLTNASAAYTGTFARTLEEPEPKVMELKDGKVVQVVLDGKKQKFHTLQYQAGHKKVQFTFQLCRGQVRVHITKNGKTVASENILGLRYLSLKGKLLDTYLVQLRSTEESNSSVKVQVSSQFNKPLFPLLPESLKIKSFSKLRTCNSVTVAWLGTQEQSKYCVYKKRIEEDQVWTELRSTDRCSGPESRHKSEKVLCKYFYDVNLQRAVTTETIKGLDAGTLYLFDVYLIGPSGIPVRYHSKVVKTRKKC